GGATGGAAAATGAACAGTTGGCAGACAAGGTCCTGGGTGTGGTGACCAAGAGCCTCAGCAACTACCACTTTGACTTCCACGGTGCTAGAATCATCACTGGCCAAGAGGAAGGTGCCTATGGCTGGATTACTATCAACTATCTGCTGGGCAAATTCACTCAGGTGATTATTTCACAGCACCCATGGGAGGTGGCTCCCAGGAGGTCAGTGCCATTGCGATCTCAGTCAGGATTTGGATCAGTAGCCGGAATGaatgatgggtggatggacaaaGTTATTTAGCCCCACAATTGCAAGGGTCACCAGCAGTATTCTGATGAAATTTTGTATAAGAACGGTTCCTCTTGGAGAATAAGGAAATCATACCTTCACCTTAGGGAGATAGAGAGGTCTGTCTATCtagctatcattaaaaaaaaaaaagcaaatatttgccTAGTGCTATGTGTCTTGTGTTGTGCTAAGCACTTTCCACGCACTGTCTGATTTCATCTTCAGAACAACAACATGAGGAATTCTCTCATTTTAGAGTCTCAAATTCAGGCCTAAAGAAGGTAATTATTCTGCTCCAGGTCACATGGCTAATGAGCAATAAGTGGAGACTTGACCTTGAGTCTTTTCAGCTCACATTCCTTGTTCATAAACACTGGCTATGCCACTTCTATGTTGCTGCAGTCTGAGCTACATCTTCGAAGTCCCTTAACTTGCTGTTGATCTGATACAGACTCAGGAACCTTCAGTGACCTTCATGTCATCTTATGCCCCCTTCTCTTCACCTTTGGAAGTCCCTGAGTCCAAGATACAGTGTGAAACAGAGGTATCCAGAGACTGCTACCACTGGTGACTGTATTCTCTTTCAGAAATTGAGTTGGCTCAACCTGATGCCAAATGGAGGCACTTCTCAGGAAACCTATGGAGCTTTAGACCTTGGGGGAGCCTCTACACAAATCACTTTTGTGCCGCAAAGCAAGGGGATCGAGTCTCCAAGCAATGCTCTGTACTTTCGCCTCTATGGCAAGGACTACAGCGTGTACACGCACAGCTTCTTATGCTATGGGAAGGATCAAGCGCTCAGGCAGAAACTGGCCAAGGACATTAGGGCAAGTATAACTGAATCCAGACCCACCCTCCCAACATCTGGGCCACCAGCCTCCACATCCTGTTGTTGTCTCTTTCTACTTCAGAAATTGGTCTGAACTTGGTGACTGTACTTTCCAAACCTTTTCAAACAGGATATCTAACTACATCTGGTCGACCCCTGTGAATCGGCCCATCCAGACATCACCTCCTGTGTTTGTTTACTGCACTGTCTCCGAGGACACAACTCAAATCCTTTCTTGGCAAATAGTTTCTCACTCCTGTGGACTTGACAGTGAAAATTACATTCTAGAGTATTGTTGGGTGTGCAATTTATAAGCTCTTTAGCACATTTTAGTCTCCATTTCCAACAAACTCCAGAAAACAGAGCTATTAAAAGCAGCCTAGAGAGGAGGAAAACACTCAGGGAAAATAGAGTTTACCCATCAACACTCTAAGTCTTTTCTCCAGACAATTTTTGTCTCATAAAGACAAGAAAAGTTAAACATACTCATAATCATGTGACTACCAGGCACACCCTGACACAGAGCAAGGATGTCACATCCAGCTGTGCCTTGTCTCCACTGAAAGGACAACCAGTTCTCTGCTCTCTTCCAAAGCTCTCACTCTGGTTCTCAGAAGTGACTCCCATTGGAATAGGGGCTCCTTACCTACTGAGCCCCAAGGCTCCACTAAGCCCTTCTTCATACCACCCCCTTTTTCCTCTTGAACATACCGAGTTGTGGGTTAAACATCATTTTGATACTGCTGGCTTAAATGTTCCCAAGGCATTTTCAGCTCTTGGAGCTTCTAATTTTTTGCTTGAAAAGTAGGGGTGGGGTATGGGCAGACTCCTCCTGGAGAGCTACCCCAGCATGGACTTGTGAGAGCCCTGAGAGGTTTCCTTGTGAGTCTTTCATTTGCACTAAGCACTAGGGCACATTCCAAAATAATGGCATTTCCTCCAGCTTGAGCTCTATTAGCTTTCTATGAATAGTGAAAGTTCATTTACATCTGATACCACTTCTGGTGCCTGttatacaaatatgaaaaagGCATGGCAGGGGCATATTGATGCCAATGCTAAGATCTTGTAAAATTCCTATACACTAATGAAGGCAGAGTGGTGCTTTGGTACCCAACGCATTTGCACATGATGTCTTCATGTGATTTTTCCATTCAGGGGACAAACGGAATCCTCAAGGAACCATGCTTTCACCCTGGATATGAAATAGTAATGAACGTAAGTGAACTTTACAGTAGCCCCTGCACCAAGAGATTTGAGATGACTCTTCCATTCGATCAGTTCCAAATCCAGGGCACCGGAAACTATCAACAATGCCATCAAAGCATCCTTGAACTCTTCAACACCAGTTACTGCCCATACTCCCACTGTTCCTTCAATGGGATTTTCTTGCCACCACTTCATGGGGATTTTGGGGTAAGTTTGTAAAATAATAAGGTATATTGATTAGGATGATTTGGGTTGCAAGTTATAGAGTATGTATCTATATGGtatttaaataatagaatttattCTTCTCATATGATAATAAGCCTTGAGGTAGATAATTCAGGGTTAGTTCTTTGGTTTAACAATATTAGGACTTGGAATCAGATTTCCTATCATCTTCTTGGCCTTTTTTGTGGTGCTAAGATGTCAGCTTCTGCTTCATATCAAAActaaagcaggaaaggagaaagtttCTCTTGCATACATTTCTGTCCAATTTTGTAGAAGTGCCAACAAATGTCTTTTCAGATTCATTGTCCAGAATTTGGTGAAATACACACTTATAAACCCATCTGTGATCAGGGGGAATGGATTACCATGTTTGGTTTAGACTAATCATTGTTCACATTTGGAAGTAGAGGGTCTTTCTTACACATATTGCATTCCTCTACATTGGTAAACTGAGGAATCTGTAAGCCAGAAGAAGGAGCTGGCTGTTGGGTAGGCACACCCTTTGGGATCTGCCATAGATGGCTTCATAAATGTCAGAAGAAGGAGAGGTAAGCAGTTAGGTGTGTTGGTGAAAGGTTTTCCTCTAAAAACTCAAGTAGAAACACAGGAAATCCTaaggaaatattgaaaatagcATCATTTACATTACATTTTGAACCGCTGGGGGACCAGTTGAATCCTAGCTCCAAATTCTCTTTTAATTACTCTACAATAAGACAAAATGTCTGAGCAGAGGTAGAAGAGGTGCTGCTTCTACTACTTATAATTCAGATTTCATATTTTGGTCCTGGACTAAAGCATCAGTATAATCATAGTTTAGTAATAGATTACATAATTAGCTACCATCAATCAAGAGCCAATTATTAGCTAAATAcatgatatacatatatgatcTCATCAATTACTTAAGATACAATTCATAGAAAAAAGGGCTTTTATCTGCCTTCagactctttctccctttttcacaAAACAGATCAGCATAAGAGAGGCTAGACCCTCCTATGGGACCGCAGCGGGAGAGCTTCATCCAAGGTCTCCTGGCTCAGCCCAATGTCACAGAAAGAGCTCCCTGGATAGAGCAGAGGCCCTATAGTAATAGTACCTGGTTTAAATTCTGGCTTTGCCACTTGTGAACTATACAAGCTAAACAATAATGGTTGGTACCATGGATCTAGGCTTACCTTAATCATGGCCCAGACCACAGTTCCTCTTCCCCTCAAGGTTCCTGAGGGAAATAATATGCCAGAACAATGCCTGGGAGAGTAATATTTGGTGATTAGTTAGCTCCAAACCTAAATTCATTACAAACTAGAGCCTCACCTGGATGCCCTATAGCTGAGCTGGCACTGGCAGCCATATTGGACTTTTTTGAGCCAATGCCCTTCCTTGGATTGGATCCAACTGCTGGAAGATAAAAGAGTGGGACACAAAAGGAGGAAGGCAGCTAGGAGTGCTGGGGACAGCCCAGGGCCCTTTCCATTCCAGTCACTCCTGTCCAGTCAGATAGGAGGTAGAtctggaggaaaagaaatacacGACTGCATACTGACATTTTGACTTTTCTGTAAGTTTCACCTCCAGGCAAACATTAGCCTAATTCTTGTCTTCAAGCGTGAGCAAATCCTTTCTActtgagggtggtggtggtggaatttctttcctttgaatGTGATTCTTGTAACCCAGGTAGGGAGACGTGGAGTTGAAGGGGTAGAGGAGACTTGAGTTCCTCTCGGATGCTTTTTTGTTTGGTCTCTTAGTCCCTCACTGAAATTGTTCTCCTCACAGCCTTCTGAACCTCTACCTGGGAGTCTCCTTAGATTAGCTCATTGTTTTCCTCTGAATaaggtttttttctctgaagatAGCCCTTAGGGTCAGCACTGTGCCTGTACCTATTCCTGCTTTGCAGTTTCTGTTACGGAATTATTCCCCCTCTGTAATTTCTCCCTAAAGcctaaagattttaatttttggtctgtttcctcatttataaaatggggacagaAATCCTTGTCTCCTTGCTAGTTTTAAGTGATAGCCAGACAAGTGGTGGTGGACTGGTAAATGTGTAACCACCAGCTCTCCGAGGATGGAGGGGCTGATCCGTGGCATTTGCCAGTTTACATGGTAGAAGCACTCCTACCATGACCTATTTTAATCAACATAATATCAGCTGGCTCACAAAACTCTTGAAATGTTAACAGTTAGCTCTCGTGAGAGGGTAAGAGCCGCCTCCGGCATACAGCCACCAGCCGCAGGAAGCTAACGCCCCGAGCACCAGGTGGNNNNNNNNNNNNNNNNNNNNNNNNNNNNNNNNNNNNNNNNNNNNNNNNNNNNNNNNNNNNNNNNNNNNNNNNNNNNNNNNNNNNNNNNNNNNNNNNNNNNGGGGGATGTTTGCCACGACTGTATTCGGCGCTGGTGATTTAATTTGTACGCTGTAAATAGGGTATTTAAAAAACTGTCAATGTTTTTCTTAGTTTAACTACATTGGTTGCTAGACAGAATCCAATTTGTAGGCAAATTAGAAACACcaaaaaggaagagggaacatCTGTAGAGAATTATTTATGGGGTAacttaggaaatttttaaaagatcacatcATATCATTATAGAAACAAGAAAGACTGTAAAACAAATTCAAGAGGGAACAAgaattaaagaacattaaaagcttgtttttttccatatgcatgcatatacttgcatgtgtatgtgtgtgggtacttgtgtgtgtgtgtgtgtgtgtgtgtgtgtttagctctGAGCTTCCGAGTAGCCAAGGGGAGAAATAAGACATAGTAAGATACATAGTTTTCATTATACCCAGCATACCAGGTCCCAGGGCAAAGCAGAGCTATTCCAAAATAGATTCCCAAGGATACTTTATAAAGGAGATTTTATTAGACAATATCTTTGaccatatttctaaaaattgcaatttcttttttttttatagtttattgtcaagttggtttccatataacacccagtgctcttccccacaagtgccctccttcatgaccatcactccccttcccctttccccctcccccttcaggcctcagtttgttttcagtattcaagagtctctcatgatttgcctctctccctctccctaactccttttcccccctgcccctcccttcctctgcttagtttctcctgttagacctgagttaaaatatatggtgtctgtccttctctgcctgacttaattcactcagcatgactccctcaaggtccatccatgttgccacgaatggccagatttcattctttttcattgccatgtagtactccattgtgtatgtatatatgtgtgtcatcttcttgatccagtcatcagttgatggacatttagggtctttccattatttggctattgttgacagtactgctgtgaacattggggtacatgtgctcctatgcatcagcacttctgtatcccttggataaatccctggcagtgctattgctaggttataggggagttctactgatagttttttgaggaaccttcacactgttttccagagtggctgcaccagtttgcattcccaccagcagtgtaggagggtgcccgcttctccacatcctcgccagcatctatagtctcttgatttgttcattttagccactctgactggcgtgaggtggtatctcagtgtggttttgatttgtgtttccctgatgatgagtgatgctgagcatcatttcatgtgcctgttggccatctggatgtcctttttggagaagtgtctgttcagatattctgcccatttcttcactggattattcatttttcgggtatggagtttagtgagttccttgtagattttggatactagccctttatccgatatgccatttgccactatcttttcccattctgttggttgcctgttagttttttttgattgtttcctttgcattgcagaagctttttgtcttgatgaggtcccaatagttcatttttgctcttgcttcctttgcttttggggatgtgtcaagtaggaaattgctgcggttgaggtcaaaaaggctgtttcctgctttctcctctagggttttgatggtttcctgtctcatattcaggtccttcatccattttgagtttatctttgtatATGGTctggtaagaaagtggtctagtttcattcttctgcatgttgctgtccagttctcccagcactacctgttaaagagactgtcttttatccattggatactctttcctgctttgtcaaagattaattggccatttatttttgggtccagttctgggttctctattctattccattgatctacgtgtctgtttttgtgccaataccatactgttttgatgatgacagctttgtagtagaggctaaagtctgggattgtgatgcctcccattttggcatcttcttcagtattactatTTTGGcatctttttcaagattactattcggggtcttttgtggttccatatgaattttaggatagttctagctttgagaagaatgctggtacaattttgattgggattgcattgaatgtgtaaattgctttgggtaataatgacattttaacaaggtttattcttccaatccatgagcatggaatgtttttccacttctttgtgcctccatcaatttctttcataagctttctatagttttcatcatacagatcttttacatcttaggttaggtttattcctagatattttat
The genomic region above belongs to Suricata suricatta isolate VVHF042 chromosome 2, meerkat_22Aug2017_6uvM2_HiC, whole genome shotgun sequence and contains:
- the ENTPD1 gene encoding ectonucleoside triphosphate diphosphohydrolase 1 isoform X4, which gives rise to MERASQVIPRSQHQGTPVYLGATAGMRLLRMENEQLADKVLGVVTKSLSNYHFDFHGARIITGQEEGAYGWITINYLLGKFTQKLSWLNLMPNGGTSQETYGALDLGGASTQITFVPQSKGIESPSNALYFRLYGKDYSVYTHSFLCYGKDQALRQKLAKDIRGTNGILKEPCFHPGYEIVMNVSELYSSPCTKRFEMTLPFDQFQIQGTGNYQQCHQSILELFNTSYCPYSHCSFNGIFLPPLHGDFGAFSAYYYVMEFLNFTSKEIPTQEKVIDTMEKFCSQPWKELKTYFGDVKEKYLSEYCFSGTYILSLLLNGYHFTADSWKNIHFMGKIHSSSVGWTLGYMLNLTNMIPAEQPLSAPLSHSTYVFLMVLFSLILVAVAITGLFIFHKPSYFRKDMV